AgtgtttaaattaattttcaATGCTAATTCAGgaacaaatttattttattttccttttttacgCTCTTCTCATCTGTGTGCAGGCAACATGTTAAGTTCAGCGTTGTATGAATCGATCCTCTTCAAGGACTTGGTGCCATACGACCCAGAGTTAGACAAATACCTGAGGTAGTTGAAAAGAGAGAAAGAATCGAGTGGATTGTTGTTGGGTCAGCCTTCAACTCAGGATACAATGGTGAACAACTAAGAGATAGtagacctagctgccagagaggTGGCTCAGCAACAGGAAGCACGGTTAGCGGCTGAAGTAGCCCGCAGAATTGCGGATGAAACGATTTATGGGGATCGAAGACTCAATCCCAACTGAATTATCGAGGATGCATTTGAAAATACAGTTCCTAGGCCTGGTAGATCACTAggagattatgctagaccggtgtACAACCAACAACAGTCTAGTGTGAGGTCCCCACCCATCGATGCCAACAGTTTTAAACTCAAACAGGGAGTCATCCAGACTATTCAGAACAATTGCATTTTCAGAGGCAAACCCAATGAAGATCCCAACAACCATCTGATGGACTTTGATGAAATTATGAACACATTCTGCTACAATGGAGCATCACATGTGGCTATATACCTTAGAGCATTCCCGTTCTCACTGGatgatgatgcaaagcagtggttGAGAAGTCTGCCCACAGGGTCAATTCGTACGTGGGAGGAGATAACTACCAAGTTTCTAGAAAAATACTTCTCAGCTGCTGAGACTGggaggatagggaaggagattCATAATTTCAGCCAAGGTGAAGGAGAGATAGTGTTTGAGGTATGGTAAAGATTTAAGGAGTTGTTGCGGAGGTTCCCTCACAACGAAATAGAGAAATGGATGCAACTTCAGGTCTTTTGGGACGAGTTAAATCCATCATCAAGGAGATTGCTTAATAGTGCAGTTGCAGGTCCTCTAATGAAAAAAACTCCGGAAGAGATTGTCACTCTTTTGAATGAACTATCTGAAGATGCAGATCAATGGTCCACATACCAAGGGGATCGAAGAAGATCAGTAGGGGTGCACCAAATAGAATCGACTGTAGCAATGCAGACCCAAATTACAGCTATGGCTAAGGATATCAAGCAATTGACGATGGCTCATGTGCAAAATTAACTGCAGGTGGGTTGTGACATTTGTGGGCTAGGACACCCTACACATGAGTGTCAATCTATAGCTGAGGAAGTCAACGCTGTGGGGAACTTTAATAGAGGAAACTACCAAGGTGGGAACAACTTTAATGCTATGGGTCAAAGGCATCCAGGTTTTTTCGTGGAGTTCACCTAATGGGAGCTTGAACTCGTGGCAGCAAAATCATCTCAGACCTCATGGTCAGGGACCACCAGGTTTTTAaaaccagcagaggtagcaataCCAGCCACCACAGCCAAATCAGTCAAATatggaagatctcatgaaggcattCATCAACAAAATAGATGAAAAATTCGAGACTCGGGGCACGACTATCCGAAATTTAGTAAGACAAATGGGACAGATTGCAAATTTGTTGTCTGAGAGGGCTCCTGGGACTCTTCCCTCCGACACTGAAAAGAACCCAAAGGAAACAATCAAGGTTGTATCTCTGAGAAGTGGCAAAACATTGACTGACCCAGTGGTGAAGGCTAGACCTGAGGTAGTTAACAAGCAGACTGAGACACCAGCAGAGAAAAAGAGTGAAGAGCAAAAGAGCCAGAATAGCGGGGTACAAAAGGATATTGAAGAAAGAAGACATATGCCAGCTCTACCGTTCCCTCAAAAGATGAAGCGGGAGAAACTTGACAAAtgttttgggcgattcttggggATACTCAAAAAACTTTATATGAACATTCCCTTTACAGAGGTACTCACTCAGATGCCTgcttatgcaaagttcttgaaggaaattATGTCTAGCAAGAGAAAACTAGAGGAGAAAATAGTGGTCAAGCTAAATGCCCACTGCAGTGCCATATTGCAAAACAAAATTCCCCAAAAGTGTGGGGACCTAGGAagcttgtgatgacccaaaatgtcatctttaaatttaataattaattctgtgttctaagaccttgaaaagcactattttatcattcctcgacttgcgtgtgtaattcgtaaaattttccggaatgtttttatgtgaaaaatggattaaaatgtgaattagagctttaaaactaaattgagttgactttggtcaacattttgagcaaacggactcggatcagtcttttgacagttctggtaggtccgtatcgtgatttgggacttgggcgtatgcctggaatcaaattctgaggtacCTTGCCCGAGatttggaattttgataaaaaaaattaaaagtttaagtttaaatagtgaccggatatcaaattatgtgcaaacgaccccgtaatagtattttgatgattccaacagctctgtatggtgattttgaacttcgaagtgtgatcggaattttatttggaagtccgtagtgaaattaggcttgaaatggctaaaataggaatttaaagtttggaagtttgaccggggagctgactttttgatatcggggtcggaatctagttctgaaaattttcacatcTTCTTTATGTCAttgatgacttgtgtgtaaaattagcggtcaatcggacttgatttgataggtttcgacatcgaatgtagaagttggaaattctaagtttcattaagcttgaattggaacatgattcgtgattttagcgttgtttgatgtgatttgagttttcaaataagttcgtatgatgttttaggacttgttggtgtatttggttgaggtcccgagggcctcaggtgagttttggatggttaacggatcaaaatgggacttaaacagctactgcaaaagctgctgcaaattttcttctgctgagcaatcgagcccaaaaatcgaaggccagaaatcgagcccaaaaATCAAGCCGGGGATTGAAGtttcacgccccgaacctaggagcgagacaagcacccggtgcctcacctaacctagcgtaccaaattgcgactaagggactctgaacacataatgtcatactttggccatggggccaccttgcaagacaatttgcgaagcaaaatataaaactgaatggaaactagcgctaactaaacatcaatataaagctaggctgaaaaggccgtcatagctactacagctgacaaaccaccaaattatacataccaggcctacaaacccaacatactgcactaaccaacaggatatgtctacaagcctctactgatagatgtactatgatcggaacagggacccgacctacccataacatatatacatatatacataagatgtacataacactctagacctggcaactccgaaagacgtggagcttatcgatcaggctgaactcgggaaacacctactgaggagatctactcgtctatctatctgaacctgcatgcatgaaatgcagcgtccccggaaaagggacgtcagtacgaaataatgtaccgagtatgtaaggcaataacataactgaaaatcaaaactgaactgataatataataactggaagtaactgggagtcaaagatgatctggagatatacttacctgctgatactgactcaactccttcaatatagtaagtaaaataattgtacggccttataaggctcggtatatataactgctctgccatag
The DNA window shown above is from Nicotiana tomentosiformis chromosome 8, ASM39032v3, whole genome shotgun sequence and carries:
- the LOC138898234 gene encoding uncharacterized protein; this translates as MGQIANLLSERAPGTLPSDTEKNPKETIKVVSLRSGKTLTDPVVKARPEVVNKQTETPAEKKSEEQKSQNSGVQKDIEERRHMPALPFPQKMKREKLDKCFGRFLGILKKLYMNIPFTEVLTQMPAYAKFLKEIMSSKRKLEEKIVVKLNAHCSAILQNKIPQKCGDLGSL